The Thermoanaerobaculia bacterium DNA window GCTCGCAGGAGGCGCCTCTCATGCGAGGGGTCTCCGAGTCGATGGCCGGGCGGGTGGCGCTCTTTCACCTGCTGCCGCTCTCGTTGGCGGAAAGCGCCAGGGTTTCGCTCTTTCGTGGAGGGTTCCCCGAGGTTGTCGAGCGCCCCCGAACTGCCGCTACCTGGTTTCGTTCCTACCTCCAGACCTACCTCGAACGCGACGTTCGGGCCGTCACATCGATTCGGGACCTGGCGACGTTTCGGCGATTCATGGCGCTGGTCGCCAGTCGCTGTGGCCAGATGCTGAACCGCAGCGATCTCGCAGCACCGCTCGGTGTCTCGGTGCCGACGGTCTCGCAGTGGCTGTCGATTCTCGAGATCACGGGCCAGATCCTGCTGGTGCCGCCGTTCTATGAGAACTTCGGGAAGCGTCTCGTCAAGTCGCCGAAGCTCTACTTCGTCGACTCGGGTCTGGCTTGTCATCTGCTCGGCATCGATTCAGAACGCGCTCTGGATCGCTCCCCGTTTCTAGGCCCGATCTTCGAGGGCTTCGTCGCTTCCGAGGTCGTCAAGCTCCAACTCGCTCGCGGAGAGGCCCGCAATCTCTACTACTTTCGCGACCAGCAGGGCCTGGAGGTCGATTTCCTGGTACCGGCGGGCGATCGGCGGCTCCTTCTGCTCGAGGCGAAGGCCTCGCGAACCGTCCTGCCCGCAGCCGCCCAGGTGCTCGGCCGGCTGCGGCGAGCCATCGAGGGCTATGAGGTCGAGAGCTGGGTCGTGCATCGCCAGTCGGCCCAGGGAGACGCGATGTCGACGCTCGCTCCCGGAGTCCGAACGAAGGTGGTGGAGCACCTGCGCGAGATCTTCGCCGCCCGCAGGTAGACTCCGGCCCATGGGAAGACTCGGTTATGTCGGCACGCTGGCCCGCGACTTCGTCGCCTTCGCGCGCGAGCACAAGGCCTGGTGGATCGTGCCGCTGCTCATCGTGCTCGGCCTCGTCGCCCTCCTCATCGCCACCGGCCAGGCCTCCGCGCCGTTCATCTACACGCTGTTCTGACGCCGCCGTCCACCAGATGGGCGAGGCATGCCTCGCCCGCGTGGCTGCGGATCAGACGAGGAAACGGTCGGCGACGTCCGGGGTCGGCAGCATGCAGCTCTCGGTGCGGCCGAACCAGCGGTAGCGATGTCGGGCGACGAAAGTGTAGAGCGCATCGCGCAAGGGTCGCGGCAGGATCCGGAAGACGGCGAGCGCCGGCCATGGCCAGGGGAGCCGGCGCGCGAGGTGCAGGGCGGCGTCGCTCCTCACCCGCGCCTGACCGCCCTCGAGAACCACGATCGTTTCCAGGGTTTGCGTCGACAGCCCGTACTGCTCGAGCAACGCTCGCCCGGCAGCCGACTGCAGCGCCGCGAAACGAAAGCGCCGCTGCCGGTCGCGCCGCAGGAGGAACTGCACCGAGCCGTTGCAGAGGTTGCAGACGCCGTCGAACAGGACGATCGTCTCCACCGCGCTCCCCATCCCCGAAGTCTACGCAAAGAATTGGGGACAGTCCCCCATTTCTCCAACTCCTTTGGAATCAGTCGCGAGCGGAAATGGGGGACTGTCCCCAATTCTTTGGGGGCCAGCCCTATGGGGCGGTGTGCGGGGGGGGTGCGGGGGGTACTTTCAGGTCGCCGGTGGACGCGTCTTCGCAGGCGCCGGGACGGAGGCAGTCATGCGGGAACTGGTCGCCAAGGATGTGATGAACACCGAGCTGATCAAGGTACGCGACGACATGACGGTCGCCGAGCTCGCGCAGTTCCTGGTCGAGAACGAGGTCTCGGGAGTTCCGGTCGAGGATGTCGAGGGTCGCCTGGTGGGCGTGGTCTCGCTCTCCGACGTCGCGCGCTCGCTCACCGGCCGCGACGAGGCCGTGATGACCCACACCGACACCGACTACTACCTGCAGAGCTGGCAGGAGCGCTTCAACGC harbors:
- a CDS encoding ATP-binding protein, yielding MRYVRRGIEGEVRRATRAFSALLVTGPRRSGKTTLLKHLFPNASYFLLEDPDIVARVREDPRGFLDDLRTPVVLDEIQNAPELLAYIRTRIDSAPKLKGQWLLTGSQEAPLMRGVSESMAGRVALFHLLPLSLAESARVSLFRGGFPEVVERPRTAATWFRSYLQTYLERDVRAVTSIRDLATFRRFMALVASRCGQMLNRSDLAAPLGVSVPTVSQWLSILEITGQILLVPPFYENFGKRLVKSPKLYFVDSGLACHLLGIDSERALDRSPFLGPIFEGFVASEVVKLQLARGEARNLYYFRDQQGLEVDFLVPAGDRRLLLLEAKASRTVLPAAAQVLGRLRRAIEGYEVESWVVHRQSAQGDAMSTLAPGVRTKVVEHLREIFAARR
- a CDS encoding thiol-disulfide oxidoreductase DCC family protein, which produces MGSAVETIVLFDGVCNLCNGSVQFLLRRDRQRRFRFAALQSAAGRALLEQYGLSTQTLETIVVLEGGQARVRSDAALHLARRLPWPWPALAVFRILPRPLRDALYTFVARHRYRWFGRTESCMLPTPDVADRFLV
- a CDS encoding CBS domain-containing protein codes for the protein MRELVAKDVMNTELIKVRDDMTVAELAQFLVENEVSGVPVEDVEGRLVGVVSLSDVARSLTGRDEAVMTHTDTDYYLQSWQERFNAEDIAGLRIAESDETVGEIMTPSILAVDEEMPIGKVAGKMIDAR